In one Oryzias latipes chromosome 13, ASM223467v1 genomic region, the following are encoded:
- the LOC101168726 gene encoding thiamine transporter 2-like produces MSCWAKLKSSGWVYPTTILSLYGFFANCRVAEPFLTPYLIGPHKNISENVVTNYLFPIWTYSYLVFLLPVFLLTDFLRYKPLIVVQGLFLVTNYVLLCFGPGLPAMIFLQVNYAVVTSTEVAYFSYIYSVIPAENYQKATGYLRSAMLVGYTFGASLGQMLVSLAGLDYFYINAITLGIVSVAFLTSFLLPMPKRSMFFKVEKAVRSQPKREGKPGDYTLDQQVMDKDGTSSEAEKIEHDDSDWCCSRVNVVTASHLLWKSFRESYSSKSLIYWSLWWALATAGYVQIFNYIQLMWDHIEPSATASIYNGGVEAACSVVGAAAAFAVGFIKVTWAVWGELALGVFSGVGAGAVFLMAFTNTIWVCYAAYVVFKSCYMFLITITTFQIASNLSMECYALTFGINSFVALSLQTIITAIVVDEAVLGLDIVTQFTIYGSYYAAISLLFLLRGAYTACVSRHSAEHMEPNVVVISSARL; encoded by the exons ATGAGTTGCTGGGCAAAGCTGAAGTCCTCTGGATGGGTTTATCCTACCACAATCCTGTCTCTGTATGGCTTTTTTGCTAACTGCCGGGTCGCGGAGCCCTTCCTGACACCATACCTGATTGGACCACACaagaacatttctgaaaatgtg GTTACAAACTACCTGTTTCCTATCTGGACGTATTCCTATTTGGTCTTCCTTTTACCTGTTTTCCTCTTGACTGACTTCCTGAGATATAAGCCTCTCATTGTGGTTCAAGGACTCTTCCTTGTCACCAACTatgttttgctttgctttggTCCAGGTCTCCCTGCAATGATCTTTCTTCAG GTCAACTATGCAGTGGTAACTTCTACAGAAGTGGCCTATTTCTCCTACATTTACAGTGTTATTCCAGCTGAGAATTATCAAAAAGCTACTGGTTATCTACGCAGTGCCATGCTGGTTGGATATACGTTTGGTGCCAGCCTTGGCCAAATGCTTGTTTCCCTCGCAG GATTGGACTACTTCTACATTAATGCCATAACTTTGGGGATTGTGAGCGTGGCTTTTCTTACCTCATTTTTGCTGCCTATGCCCAAAAGAAGTATGTTTTTCAAAGTGGAAAAGGCAGTGAGATCACAGCCCAAGAGGGAAGGAAAGCCTGGAGATTACACTCTTGACCAGCAAGTGATGGATAAGGATGGCACAAGCTCGGAGGCAGAAAAGATTGAGCATGATGACAGCGATTGGTGCTGCAGCAGAGTGAATGTGGTCACTGCAAGTCATCTACTTTGGAAGAGCTTCAGGGAGTCCTACTCCTCcaa GAGTTTAATCTACTGGTCTTTGTGGTGGGCTTTGGCCACAGCTGGCTACGTGCAGATCTTCAACTATATCCAGCTAATGTGGGACCATATAGAACCATCTGCCACAGCATCCATCTACAATGGAGGAGTGGAGGCCGCATGTTCTGTTGTTG gAGCCGCCGCGGCCTTCGCTGTAGGCTTCATCAAGGTGACCTGGGCTGTGTGGGGGGAGCTGGCGTTGGGGGTGTTCTCAGGTGTCGGGGCCGGAGCCGTATTTCTGATGGCGTTCACCAACACCATCTGGGTGTGCTATGCTGCATACGTGGTATTCAAGTCCTGTTACATGTTCCTCATCACCATCACAAC ATTTCAGATAGCCTCTAACCTTTCCATGGAGTGCTACGCTTTGACATTTGGGATCAACAGTTTCGTGGCGCTCTCACTGCAAACCATCATCACAGCTATTGTTGTGGATGAAGCTGTGTTGGGGCTGGACATCGTAACACAG TTTACCATATATGGCAGCTACTATGCTGCCATCTCACTGCTGTTTCTGCTTCGAGGAGCGTACACCGCCTGTGTGAGTCGACACTCTGCTGAGCACATGGAGCCCAACGTGGTGGTGATCTCCTCTGCACGTTTGTAA